Proteins from a genomic interval of Methanofollis formosanus:
- the hisI gene encoding phosphoribosyl-AMP cyclohydrolase: MELNYTDGLVPVIVQDAKSREVLMLAYANEEAVSLTLETGLAHYWSRSRAKLWKKGEESGNVQRVLEVRADCDADTLLYLVEQKGAACHTGHYSCFYRRIDGEEIAAPLFDPSKVYANKE, encoded by the coding sequence ATGGAACTGAACTATACCGACGGCCTGGTGCCGGTCATCGTCCAGGACGCGAAGAGCCGCGAGGTGCTGATGCTCGCCTACGCGAACGAGGAGGCGGTGAGTCTGACCCTGGAGACGGGGCTTGCCCACTACTGGTCACGCAGCCGGGCGAAACTATGGAAAAAAGGGGAAGAGAGCGGGAACGTCCAGCGGGTCCTCGAGGTGCGCGCCGACTGCGATGCGGACACCCTTCTCTACCTTGTCGAGCAGAAAGGGGCGGCCTGTCATACCGGGCATTATTCGTGTTTTTATCGACGTATCGACGGAGAAGAGATCGCCGCCCCCCTCTTCGATCCATCAAAAGTATATGCTAATAAGGAATAA
- the minD gene encoding cell division ATPase MinD: protein MIRAFTIASGKGGTGKTTVTVNLGATLAQLGKETYILDADIGMANLGLVLGLEEAPITLHEVLAGQAKIDDAIYEGPNGVKVVPSGISLQGFQNADPDRLRDVMRSLVDRCDYLLVDAAAGISKDGVVALAISDEVILVVNPELSSMADALKTKILTEMVGGQVYGAIINRSGMENTEIRRNSVEDVLGVRVVDMIPEDPNVRRSAAYKTPIVIKYPTSEASRAFRRIAADITGMEYEEETEERKQNFVDRLAHTLFGGSR from the coding sequence TTGATCAGGGCATTCACGATCGCATCCGGGAAAGGGGGAACCGGGAAAACGACGGTCACCGTAAACCTCGGTGCCACCCTCGCCCAACTTGGCAAAGAAACCTACATCCTCGATGCTGACATCGGGATGGCGAACCTGGGACTCGTGCTCGGACTGGAGGAGGCTCCGATAACCCTCCATGAGGTCCTTGCCGGTCAGGCAAAGATCGACGACGCAATCTACGAGGGACCCAACGGTGTCAAGGTCGTACCGAGCGGGATCTCCCTCCAGGGATTTCAGAACGCCGATCCCGATCGCCTGCGAGACGTCATGCGCTCCCTTGTGGACCGGTGTGACTACCTCCTCGTCGACGCCGCCGCCGGGATCAGCAAGGACGGGGTTGTCGCTCTCGCCATATCCGACGAAGTCATCCTCGTCGTCAACCCCGAACTCTCCTCCATGGCCGACGCGTTGAAGACGAAGATCCTCACCGAGATGGTCGGCGGTCAGGTCTATGGGGCCATCATCAACCGATCGGGGATGGAAAACACTGAAATTCGGAGAAATTCCGTCGAAGACGTCCTGGGCGTGCGGGTCGTCGACATGATCCCCGAAGACCCCAATGTTCGGAGGTCTGCGGCCTACAAGACCCCCATCGTCATCAAGTACCCGACATCGGAGGCCTCCAGGGCCTTCAGACGGATTGCGGCCGATATCACCGGTATGGAGTATGAAGAGGAGACCGAGGAGAGAAAACAGAACTTCGTCGACAGACTTGCGCACACCCTCTTTGGAGGGAGTCGCTGA
- a CDS encoding A24 family peptidase C-terminal domain-containing protein, with translation MILSLLIASAAVGITLLYASVLDHRDRRVPFRTWYPMLAVAFPAVLVFYAGLLLGGEMKMAVYFVALSLVFSAVFYAFGSLHLFGGADAWALIFLSVCIPAFPLEPIVGIPPLEFFPFSVLTNALILNLAAPLILFARNVANRDLAPFPYMFLGYPVDGEQIRDHYGFVMEEIEESADGTLTRRFLRIRDSLRRTVKGGERRMYTKDLREHPEKYRKELALYKQAGPVWISYAVPFIIPITAGFLTALFIGDLFYMIMRILIGA, from the coding sequence ATGATCCTTTCTCTCCTCATTGCCTCGGCCGCGGTCGGGATCACCCTCCTCTATGCCTCGGTCCTCGACCACCGCGACCGCCGGGTGCCTTTCAGGACCTGGTATCCTATGCTCGCCGTCGCATTCCCGGCGGTACTCGTATTTTATGCCGGTCTGCTCCTCGGCGGCGAGATGAAGATGGCCGTCTACTTCGTCGCGCTCTCTCTCGTCTTCTCCGCGGTCTTCTATGCCTTCGGGAGTCTCCACCTCTTCGGCGGCGCCGACGCCTGGGCCCTGATCTTTCTCTCGGTCTGCATCCCGGCCTTTCCCCTCGAACCCATCGTCGGGATCCCGCCGCTGGAGTTCTTCCCCTTCTCGGTCCTGACCAACGCCCTCATCCTCAACCTCGCCGCACCGCTCATCCTCTTCGCGAGGAACGTCGCGAACCGGGATCTCGCCCCCTTCCCGTACATGTTCCTCGGGTACCCGGTGGACGGGGAACAGATCAGGGACCACTATGGGTTTGTGATGGAGGAGATCGAGGAGAGCGCCGACGGCACCCTGACCCGCCGGTTTCTGCGGATCAGGGACTCGCTGCGCCGGACCGTGAAAGGAGGCGAGCGGCGGATGTACACAAAAGACCTCCGCGAGCATCCAGAGAAGTACCGAAAAGAACTTGCGCTCTACAAACAGGCCGGACCAGTCTGGATCAGTTACGCCGTCCCCTTCATCATCCCCATCACCGCCGGATTCCTCACCGCGCTGTTTATTGGCGATCTCTTCTATATGATCATGAGGATCCTCATAGGGGCCTGA
- a CDS encoding Ni/Fe hydrogenase subunit alpha, translating into MTQLTISPVTRIEGHAQVRIELDEAGEVAGAHFNVVELRGFEKFLLGAAVEEAPRITPRICGICPTSHHLAAAMACDRIFGAAPPPTATFLRDLLLTGQFIHSHALHFFMLAAPDFLLGDAPAAERNVIGLARRSPEIAKKAIEVRKLGQRITEAVGGKPIHPSNAVPGGMSLPLAEERRKALLASAQGGLAIAREGWETARGLMDGIDPSFGGVETAFLGMARDGVHALSGGEVKVIGPDGREIGSFAGADYLDHIEEYSEGWSYLKFCRLAGGDAYRVGPLARLNIAESMGTPEADAALAEYRGVFGRVVQAPLAYNIARYIEFLSACEQAVALLEDPGITGTEVRTPVTGVAANRGIGIIEAPRGTLIHDYTVDGDGMIERCNLIVATCQNNYAMDRGVEDVARKVIKDGELTEEGSNKIEMVIRAYDPCISCATHAIGRMPMRIEVVRRTGTGCEVLDVTEVN; encoded by the coding sequence GTGACGCAGCTGACCATCTCGCCGGTGACCAGGATCGAGGGGCACGCCCAGGTGCGGATCGAACTCGACGAGGCCGGCGAGGTCGCGGGGGCCCACTTCAACGTGGTCGAACTCCGCGGCTTCGAGAAGTTCCTCCTCGGCGCCGCCGTCGAGGAGGCCCCACGGATCACCCCCAGGATCTGCGGGATCTGCCCGACCTCCCACCACCTGGCCGCGGCGATGGCCTGCGACCGGATCTTCGGGGCCGCGCCCCCGCCGACCGCCACGTTCCTCCGCGACCTCCTCCTGACGGGCCAGTTCATCCACTCGCATGCCCTCCACTTCTTCATGCTCGCCGCGCCCGACTTCCTCCTCGGCGATGCCCCCGCGGCCGAACGCAACGTCATCGGCCTGGCCAGGCGCTCGCCCGAGATCGCGAAGAAGGCGATCGAGGTGAGAAAACTGGGCCAGCGGATCACCGAGGCCGTCGGCGGCAAACCGATCCACCCGAGCAACGCCGTTCCCGGCGGGATGTCCCTGCCCCTCGCGGAGGAGCGCCGGAAGGCCCTGCTGGCCTCGGCACAGGGCGGGCTTGCCATCGCCAGAGAGGGATGGGAGACCGCCCGCGGCCTGATGGACGGGATCGACCCCTCCTTCGGCGGCGTGGAGACGGCGTTTCTGGGGATGGCGCGGGACGGCGTCCATGCCCTCAGCGGCGGCGAGGTGAAGGTCATCGGCCCCGACGGCCGGGAGATCGGTTCCTTTGCCGGCGCCGACTACCTCGACCACATCGAGGAGTACTCAGAGGGCTGGTCGTACCTCAAGTTCTGCCGCCTTGCCGGCGGCGACGCCTACCGCGTCGGCCCCCTGGCCAGACTGAACATCGCCGAATCGATGGGCACGCCCGAGGCCGACGCCGCCCTTGCCGAGTACAGGGGCGTATTCGGCCGGGTGGTGCAGGCCCCGCTCGCCTACAACATCGCACGGTACATCGAATTTCTCTCGGCCTGCGAACAGGCCGTCGCCCTCCTCGAAGACCCCGGGATCACCGGGACCGAGGTCAGGACGCCGGTCACCGGCGTCGCCGCCAACCGGGGCATCGGGATCATCGAAGCCCCGCGCGGCACCCTCATTCACGACTATACCGTCGACGGCGACGGGATGATCGAGCGGTGCAACCTGATCGTGGCCACCTGCCAGAACAACTATGCCATGGACCGTGGCGTCGAGGATGTTGCCCGCAAGGTCATAAAAGATGGAGAACTTACCGAAGAGGGATCAAACAAGATCGAAATGGTCATCCGTGCCTATGATCCATGCATCTCATGTGCAACTCACGCCATCGGCAGGATGCCGATGCGCATCGAGGTGGTCAGGCGTACGGGCACCGGGTGTGAGGTGCTCGACGTCACCGAGGTGAACTGA
- a CDS encoding hydrocarbon binding protein (contains V4R domain) produces the protein MAESIDEINKQFKTGSVFKAEDVPLSCTPSAKELEPTLHGVMRMNGLIIRSLQEISGRGANAVTFRAGKKFGHETAKYFRKIDDIEEALRELSYILHGQYTFELWKPEDKEDYVVTENGETFIFLVFHDCIVRQTLRCNGMEQGGPLCQTLYGYVVGAIEEITGRRAKLEIVHTGPNACLKKLILK, from the coding sequence ATGGCGGAAAGTATCGACGAGATAAACAAACAATTCAAGACCGGTTCGGTCTTCAAGGCCGAGGACGTCCCCCTCTCCTGCACGCCCTCGGCAAAAGAACTGGAACCGACCCTCCACGGTGTCATGCGGATGAACGGCCTGATCATCAGGTCGCTCCAGGAGATCTCGGGGAGGGGTGCGAACGCCGTCACCTTCAGGGCCGGCAAGAAGTTCGGTCATGAGACGGCGAAGTACTTCAGAAAGATCGACGACATCGAGGAGGCCCTGCGCGAACTCTCGTACATCCTCCATGGTCAGTATACCTTCGAACTTTGGAAACCCGAGGACAAGGAGGACTATGTGGTCACCGAGAACGGGGAGACCTTCATCTTCCTGGTCTTCCACGACTGCATCGTCCGCCAGACCCTCAGGTGCAACGGCATGGAACAGGGCGGCCCTCTCTGCCAGACGCTGTACGGCTACGTCGTCGGGGCGATCGAGGAGATCACCGGTCGGCGTGCGAAACTCGAGATCGTGCACACCGGCCCGAACGCCTGCCTGAAGAAACTGATCCTGAAGTGA
- a CDS encoding PINc/VapC family ATPase translates to MKIVPDTSVVIDGRITSMIKAGEYTGATIIIPEAVVAELEAQANQGREIGFSGLTELQELSRMATEGTIELRYVGERPNLNQVKLASGGEIDALIRNVAIEYDAKFITSDVVQSEVAKAKGIDVLYLRPQTGEATPLLIDQYFDEDTVAVYLKERVPPVAKKGTPEAMHLVQLRENPMNEYELRTMAQEILERAKRDPDGFIEIERRGITVVQIGSIRMAIARRPFADGMEITAVRPIRDVTLDQYAMADLIKERVRDTRRGVLIAGPPGAGKSTLAQSIATYLSDEEFIVKTMEAPRDLQVPDNITQYTALEGSMENTAEVLLLVRPDYVVFDELRKNEDFRVFADMRLAGVGMVGVIHAMQVQDALQRFFERIESSVLPQIVNTIIFVDNGKITRVFDVDFAIKVPEGMNPNLHIRPVTTVRDSLSGEIAFEVFKYEGETVVVPFRGAPRPRPAEPQRPRPTAAVVEKAAPKPEAVEEMEEPTKEATEEQIRHELGRYTVGQVDVFMKSDTKAVAYIEDKDVPAAIGRGGKNIAAIVNKLGVGIDIRPRSELPKTAVETEAEELEASEGLRLRIEKRHLTLVAPEHREAIVDVFAGKEYLFTATVNEKGEIDLAKSSSIAQELIRRYNDHEIIRLRAV, encoded by the coding sequence ATGAAAATAGTGCCTGATACCAGTGTCGTCATAGACGGACGCATAACCTCCATGATAAAGGCCGGCGAATATACAGGTGCGACAATAATCATCCCCGAAGCAGTCGTCGCAGAACTCGAGGCCCAGGCAAACCAGGGGCGCGAGATCGGGTTTTCCGGGCTTACCGAACTGCAAGAACTCTCCAGAATGGCGACCGAAGGGACGATCGAACTGCGGTACGTGGGCGAACGCCCCAACCTCAACCAGGTCAAACTCGCCAGCGGCGGCGAGATCGACGCCCTGATCCGGAATGTCGCCATCGAGTACGATGCGAAGTTCATCACCAGCGACGTGGTCCAGTCCGAGGTGGCGAAGGCCAAGGGGATCGATGTCCTCTATCTCAGACCGCAGACCGGGGAGGCGACCCCGCTGCTCATCGACCAGTACTTCGACGAGGACACGGTCGCGGTGTACCTTAAGGAACGGGTGCCCCCGGTGGCAAAGAAGGGGACGCCCGAGGCGATGCACCTGGTGCAACTGCGCGAGAACCCGATGAACGAGTACGAGCTCCGCACCATGGCGCAGGAGATCCTGGAACGGGCCAAGCGCGACCCCGACGGCTTCATCGAGATCGAGCGCCGCGGGATCACGGTCGTGCAGATCGGGTCGATCCGGATGGCCATCGCCCGCCGGCCCTTCGCCGACGGAATGGAGATCACGGCGGTCAGGCCGATCCGGGACGTGACCCTGGACCAGTACGCGATGGCCGACCTGATCAAGGAGCGGGTCAGGGACACCCGCCGCGGGGTGCTGATCGCCGGGCCGCCCGGCGCCGGGAAGAGCACCCTTGCCCAGAGCATCGCGACTTATCTCTCGGACGAGGAGTTTATCGTCAAGACGATGGAGGCGCCCCGCGACCTCCAGGTGCCCGACAACATCACGCAGTACACCGCCCTCGAAGGGAGCATGGAGAACACCGCCGAGGTGCTCCTCCTGGTCAGGCCCGACTACGTGGTCTTCGACGAACTGCGCAAGAACGAGGACTTCAGGGTCTTTGCCGACATGCGGCTTGCGGGCGTCGGGATGGTCGGCGTGATCCATGCCATGCAGGTTCAGGACGCCCTCCAGCGGTTCTTCGAGCGGATCGAATCGAGCGTCCTCCCCCAGATCGTGAACACCATCATCTTCGTGGACAACGGGAAGATCACCCGGGTCTTCGATGTCGATTTCGCGATCAAGGTGCCCGAGGGCATGAACCCCAACCTCCATATCCGCCCGGTGACGACAGTCCGCGACTCCCTCTCCGGCGAGATCGCCTTCGAGGTCTTCAAGTACGAGGGCGAGACAGTCGTGGTACCGTTCCGCGGCGCACCCCGCCCCCGTCCTGCAGAGCCGCAGCGGCCCAGGCCGACGGCAGCGGTCGTCGAGAAGGCGGCGCCGAAGCCCGAAGCAGTCGAGGAGATGGAGGAACCGACGAAGGAAGCGACCGAAGAGCAGATCAGACACGAGCTCGGACGCTACACCGTCGGGCAGGTGGACGTCTTCATGAAGAGTGACACCAAGGCGGTCGCCTATATCGAGGACAAGGACGTTCCGGCGGCGATCGGGCGCGGCGGGAAGAATATCGCGGCGATCGTCAACAAACTCGGGGTCGGGATCGATATCAGGCCCAGGTCAGAACTCCCCAAGACGGCAGTCGAGACTGAGGCCGAGGAACTCGAGGCGAGCGAGGGGCTCAGGCTTCGTATCGAGAAGCGGCACCTGACCCTCGTCGCCCCCGAGCACAGAGAGGCGATCGTGGACGTCTTCGCCGGGAAAGAGTATCTCTTCACGGCGACGGTGAACGAGAAGGGCGAGATCGATCTTGCAAAGAGCAGCAGCATCGCGCAGGAGTTGATTCGCAGATACAACGACCATGAGATCATCAGGCTGAGAGCAGTATAA
- a CDS encoding roadblock/LC7 domain-containing protein, which produces MTLPDGRSFGSMTAPLEEVLPFTSAFRAVVRIRSEDREGFVLSDEGKPVAAGYQDASRNLKGNAALEYLSAEPSLSYELSRYSDEEYTLALAWCERMGCLTGGEVEEFEPEPEAFSEPEGLTASAQVPELDNESLNLVLSQPGVVAVSAFYEGFAVHSAGAADFERIAAISEDLLRSSSRIAGDMEMGPLDQIILETPGGKLIIAPFGDLSICVLARANANLGLVRLALRSLVWRG; this is translated from the coding sequence ATGACACTGCCAGATGGACGGAGTTTTGGCAGCATGACCGCCCCGCTGGAGGAGGTGCTCCCCTTCACCAGCGCCTTCCGGGCGGTCGTGCGCATCCGCTCCGAGGACAGGGAGGGCTTTGTCCTCTCTGACGAGGGGAAACCGGTGGCCGCAGGGTATCAGGACGCTTCCCGGAACCTGAAGGGAAATGCCGCCCTGGAGTACCTTTCTGCCGAACCGTCGCTCTCCTATGAACTCAGTCGGTACAGCGATGAAGAATACACCCTGGCCCTGGCATGGTGCGAGAGGATGGGCTGCCTGACCGGCGGCGAGGTCGAGGAGTTCGAGCCTGAACCGGAGGCGTTCTCAGAACCGGAAGGCCTCACTGCTTCTGCTCAGGTTCCTGAACTGGACAACGAATCTCTCAACCTTGTCCTCTCACAACCGGGCGTGGTGGCGGTCTCCGCCTTTTATGAAGGCTTTGCCGTTCACTCCGCCGGTGCCGCCGACTTCGAACGGATCGCGGCGATCTCCGAGGATCTCCTCAGGTCGAGTTCCCGGATCGCCGGCGATATGGAGATGGGCCCGCTCGACCAGATCATCCTTGAGACGCCGGGCGGGAAACTGATCATCGCCCCCTTCGGCGACCTCTCCATCTGCGTGCTTGCCAGGGCGAACGCGAACCTGGGCCTGGTCAGGCTCGCGCTCCGCAGCCTCGTCTGGAGGGGGTAG
- a CDS encoding 4Fe-4S dicluster domain-containing protein, with protein MVCVIEISVDPSACNGCGLCVKDCPMRVYELRGDVSVPVRPENCMGCLSCHEICPAQALEHRGVYPSKRHYVDLRVCEMLNRVI; from the coding sequence GTGGTGTGTGTGATAGAAATCTCTGTTGACCCATCGGCATGCAACGGCTGCGGCCTTTGCGTGAAAGACTGTCCTATGCGGGTCTATGAACTCCGGGGGGATGTCAGTGTCCCGGTCCGCCCTGAAAACTGCATGGGATGCCTCTCGTGTCATGAGATCTGTCCCGCCCAGGCGCTGGAGCACCGGGGGGTCTATCCCTCGAAACGGCATTATGTCGACCTTCGCGTCTGCGAGATGCTCAACCGGGTGATCTGA
- a CDS encoding roadblock/LC7 domain-containing protein — MLKQILMEFLRLDGVTAAVVVGRDGFVIEDAVAAEIDTDALGAMASTGMGTSEAMGAELGKGDLNQMLVELQNGPILLSPLSEDELIAIVANDGVNIGRIRYELKKNRDRITAAL; from the coding sequence ATCCTGAAACAGATCCTGATGGAGTTTCTACGACTGGACGGAGTGACCGCAGCGGTCGTCGTCGGCAGGGACGGGTTCGTGATCGAGGACGCCGTCGCCGCCGAGATCGACACCGACGCCCTTGGCGCCATGGCCTCGACCGGCATGGGTACCTCCGAGGCGATGGGTGCCGAACTCGGCAAGGGCGACCTGAACCAGATGCTCGTGGAATTGCAGAACGGCCCGATCCTCCTCTCGCCCCTCTCGGAAGACGAACTGATCGCGATCGTCGCAAACGACGGCGTCAATATCGGCAGGATCAGGTATGAACTGAAGAAGAACAGAGACCGGATAACTGCAGCACTGTAA
- a CDS encoding F420-nonreducing hydrogenase: MSVKIAIEELAGCSGCTISVLDLHEALLDLVAQAEIVYSPVIMDAKEPPEGIDVAFVTGAVRNEENQERLNLLRKRSKVLVAFGTCACYGGVSGLSMIGKQEDLFNYVYQGVESAAGDNVVPTDVPSFLYRAFAVGDLVKVDYYVTGCPPKEQFLKTILPALVAGDKTELSKKSVCSECDRKMGEIKDWHLKRRYEGVPEPGKCLLGQGYLCLGPVTFGRCGASCPRNNVPCHGCNGPSLDILREPCRDIYNMMVRRIADLTDLPEKEVEKQLYDVAHTMYPFTIGSLVMEDKDISKIRDLVRGGAQ; encoded by the coding sequence ATGAGCGTAAAGATTGCAATCGAAGAACTTGCCGGGTGTTCAGGCTGCACAATCTCGGTCCTTGACCTCCACGAGGCCCTCCTCGACCTCGTCGCTCAGGCCGAGATCGTCTACTCGCCGGTGATCATGGACGCCAAGGAACCCCCCGAAGGGATCGACGTCGCCTTCGTCACCGGCGCGGTCAGGAACGAAGAGAACCAGGAACGGCTGAACCTCCTCAGGAAACGTTCGAAGGTTCTCGTCGCCTTCGGCACCTGCGCCTGCTACGGCGGGGTCTCGGGCCTCTCGATGATCGGCAAACAGGAAGACCTCTTCAACTACGTCTACCAGGGCGTGGAGAGCGCGGCCGGCGACAACGTCGTCCCCACCGACGTCCCCTCCTTCCTGTACCGGGCCTTCGCCGTCGGCGACCTGGTGAAGGTGGACTACTACGTCACCGGGTGCCCGCCCAAAGAGCAGTTCCTCAAGACCATCCTCCCGGCCCTCGTCGCTGGGGACAAGACCGAACTCTCGAAGAAGTCGGTCTGCTCCGAGTGCGACCGGAAGATGGGGGAGATCAAGGACTGGCACCTCAAACGCCGGTACGAAGGCGTCCCAGAACCCGGGAAATGTCTCCTCGGCCAGGGCTACCTCTGCCTGGGCCCGGTCACCTTCGGGCGGTGCGGGGCCTCCTGCCCGCGCAACAACGTCCCCTGCCACGGGTGCAACGGCCCGTCCCTGGACATCCTGCGCGAACCCTGCCGCGACATCTACAACATGATGGTCCGCCGGATCGCCGACCTCACCGACCTCCCGGAGAAGGAGGTCGAGAAACAACTCTACGACGTCGCTCATACGATGTACCCCTTCACCATCGGGAGCCTCGTCATGGAAGACAAGGACATCTCCAAGATCCGCGACCTCGTGCGGGGGGGAGCACAGTGA